In one Methylothermaceae bacteria B42 genomic region, the following are encoded:
- a CDS encoding aspartate decarboxylase — protein MHVTMLKAKLHQARVTHSELMYEGSCAIDGALLDRAGIREYEQIHIYNINNGERFVTYAIRAEDNSGIISVNGAAARLAAPGDKIIICAYAGMEKGELADFEPTLIYLDENNQIIRTSHAIPVQAA, from the coding sequence ATGCACGTAACCATGTTAAAAGCCAAGTTGCATCAAGCCCGTGTGACCCATTCGGAGTTGATGTATGAAGGTTCGTGTGCGATAGATGGTGCCTTGCTCGACCGGGCAGGAATCCGTGAATATGAGCAAATTCACATCTATAACATTAACAACGGCGAGCGCTTTGTCACTTATGCCATCCGGGCGGAAGATAACTCCGGAATTATTTCCGTGAACGGAGCGGCGGCGCGTCTGGCTGCGCCGGGGGATAAGATCATCATTTGCGCTTATGCGGGCATGGAAAAAGGCGAGTTGGCCGATTTCGAACCCACCTTGATTTACCTGGACGAAAATAACCAGATTATCCGCACCAGTCATGCCATTCCTGTCCAGGCGGCCTGA